In Flavobacterium sp. N1736, the following are encoded in one genomic region:
- a CDS encoding lysophospholipid acyltransferase family protein, which yields MQFLVYILAYPFLWLISILPFRIFYLFSDCVYFIIYHVVGYRKKVVRENLAMTLPHLNNAERKEIEKKFYQHMCDMFLETIKTMSISPEEMERRFQVTNIELIQDYARKGKSVILVASHYASYEWLLTINPKLGFQGIAIYKKIANRYFDKLIRKIRSKYNTELIETRKAIPTMAQNQREGKLSLYGLASDQSPKLDRIFHSMKFMGIEVPVHTGAEMLAKKYDLSVIMVKVKKVARGYYEATFLTIADNPNDYENFEITERYLREVEKQIYEVPEYYLWTHKRWKHKVEK from the coding sequence ATGCAATTTCTCGTTTATATATTGGCCTACCCTTTTTTATGGCTTATCTCTATATTACCTTTTCGAATATTTTACTTGTTTTCTGATTGCGTATATTTCATTATATATCATGTTGTTGGTTATCGTAAGAAAGTTGTTCGCGAAAACTTAGCAATGACTTTACCACATTTAAATAATGCCGAACGAAAAGAAATCGAAAAGAAATTCTATCAGCACATGTGCGATATGTTTTTAGAAACGATTAAAACGATGAGTATTTCGCCTGAAGAAATGGAAAGGAGATTTCAAGTCACTAATATTGAACTCATACAGGATTATGCAAGAAAAGGCAAAAGTGTTATTCTCGTTGCTTCACACTACGCCAGTTACGAATGGCTTCTGACAATTAATCCAAAACTTGGTTTTCAGGGAATTGCAATATACAAGAAAATTGCCAATCGTTATTTTGATAAATTAATTCGTAAAATTCGTTCAAAATATAATACAGAATTAATTGAAACCAGAAAAGCCATTCCAACTATGGCTCAAAATCAGCGTGAAGGAAAATTAAGCCTTTACGGATTAGCAAGTGATCAGTCTCCAAAACTGGACAGGATTTTTCATTCAATGAAATTTATGGGTATTGAAGTTCCTGTGCACACCGGAGCCGAAATGCTGGCAAAAAAATACGATTTAAGCGTGATAATGGTAAAAGTAAAAAAAGTTGCAAGAGGCTATTATGAAGCCACTTTTCTAACTATTGCTGATAATCCTAATGATTATGAAAATTTTGAAATTACAGAACGATATTTAAGAGAAGTCGAAAAACAAATTTATGAAGTTCCGGAATATTATTTATGGACACATAAAAGATGGAAACATAAAGTTGAAAAATAA
- a CDS encoding glycosyl hydrolase translates to MIKNLSLIVCFSLATFAQSPKRGIAYGDHSTSDLLLLKPGVSWWYNWGSSPENDTNANYESIGVEYVPMAWGKINDADVQAFINRIKPGAKYLLAFNEPNFNDGSRLTPQEAVNAWANVEKVAAAKNLEIVSAAPAFNGSNNYGGYTSPVAWHDQFFLLCPNCKVDYIAFHTYDSSSGSVIGVTGLLKKYNRPVWVTEFANRVIQTAAEKTTFMKEILTSFENDPDIYRYSWFTGRVDPAKWPDMAEGPLLELKTSALRPIGTEYINVPYTTKKMNVPGRITANKHYRRKGTTLQNTTDGGTVQNVSAINEGDWNEFMINVVDAGTYKLTFRVAAATIAGKFDIFVNDIAVKTDETFPATGAMQTYADKIVNGVVLPKGEVYLKIKFKSNDMNFNYIDVAVTNLGVNDPVSEKDSFTVYPNPIKTQSTLHIKSDLTEPLSLKIVDMKGSICFSSDEYFTNEDIKIGDKLSTGIYIVTATYGSIKKSLKIIKE, encoded by the coding sequence ATGATCAAAAACCTATCTTTAATTGTATGTTTCTCATTAGCAACATTCGCACAAAGCCCAAAACGCGGAATTGCATACGGAGACCATTCTACATCTGATTTATTACTATTAAAACCCGGAGTTTCCTGGTGGTATAACTGGGGATCTTCTCCAGAAAACGACACTAATGCAAACTACGAATCTATTGGTGTAGAATATGTACCCATGGCATGGGGAAAAATAAATGATGCTGATGTTCAGGCTTTTATTAACAGAATAAAACCCGGAGCCAAATATTTATTGGCTTTTAATGAACCCAATTTTAACGACGGATCCAGATTAACGCCGCAAGAAGCAGTAAATGCATGGGCAAATGTCGAAAAAGTTGCTGCTGCAAAAAATCTCGAAATCGTAAGTGCCGCGCCGGCTTTTAACGGTTCCAATAATTATGGCGGTTACACAAGCCCAGTTGCCTGGCACGATCAATTTTTTCTGCTATGTCCAAACTGCAAAGTCGATTACATAGCTTTTCATACTTATGATAGTTCATCAGGATCTGTTATTGGCGTTACAGGACTTTTAAAAAAATACAATCGTCCTGTTTGGGTAACCGAATTTGCCAATAGAGTCATTCAGACTGCCGCCGAAAAAACGACATTCATGAAAGAGATCTTAACCAGTTTTGAAAACGATCCGGATATCTATCGTTATTCATGGTTTACCGGAAGAGTCGATCCTGCAAAATGGCCTGACATGGCCGAAGGACCATTATTAGAGTTAAAAACCAGTGCTTTAAGACCTATTGGAACGGAATATATAAATGTGCCTTACACTACCAAAAAAATGAATGTTCCGGGACGAATTACTGCCAATAAACATTATCGCCGAAAAGGAACAACATTGCAAAACACAACAGATGGCGGAACAGTTCAGAATGTTAGCGCAATAAATGAAGGCGACTGGAACGAATTTATGATCAATGTTGTCGATGCCGGAACCTATAAACTTACTTTTAGAGTAGCGGCTGCAACCATTGCCGGAAAATTTGACATTTTTGTAAATGATATTGCGGTAAAAACAGATGAAACTTTCCCCGCTACAGGCGCAATGCAAACGTATGCAGATAAAATCGTAAACGGAGTTGTGTTACCAAAAGGAGAAGTTTATCTGAAAATTAAATTCAAATCAAACGATATGAATTTTAATTATATAGATGTTGCCGTTACTAATTTAGGTGTAAATGATCCGGTTTCTGAAAAAGATTCTTTTACGGTTTATCCAAATCCAATTAAAACACAATCGACACTTCATATTAAATCAGATCTTACAGAACCTTTGTCTTTAAAAATAGTAGACATGAAAGGAAGTATTTGTTTTTCTTCTGATGAATATTTCACAAATGAAGATATAAAAATTGGAGATAAACTTTCGACAGGAATTTATATTGTAACCGCAACTTACGGTTCAATTAAAAAATCATTGAAAATTATCAAAGAGTAA
- a CDS encoding chloride channel protein yields the protein MLRKLFRRLESIIALAQSILTPKQFIFLSSVLVGISCSLAVIVLKTFAHSVFSFATYINGILKLNFINGILPIIGILLTVFVVKKVLNGSIQKGTSQILYAVAKKASIIPKKQMYAQIITSSLTVGLGGSAGLESPIVITGAAFGSNYAQGYKLAYKDRTLLIGCGVAAGISAAFNAPIAGVLFAIEVLLVDVSISAFTPIMISAATGALVSAILLDESILLSFKQQQTFNYHNIPFYVLLGVLTGFIAVYYARNFQKTEHYFSNLKMGPYKKALIGSSLLALLIFIFPTLFGEGYESIKTLSESDPGQLLDNTLFADFRNNQWVLLLFVGCTMMVKVFASGLTLGSGGNGGNFAPSLFMGSYLGYFFAKFITLIGLAKLPISNFTMVGMAGILSGLFHAPLTAIFLIAEITGGYGLMIPLMIVSSISFAISKRFEKYSLDVKNLAKKGHAFTSNKDSNILSTLDIDTIIQCDYLTVHPEEHLTKLVDLISHSNQVVFAVVTKENELVGVVHFNDIREIIFNPYRVKYTLIKDVMKTPPATISSYDSMEVVMSKFEKSKSAFIPVLKDQKYFGFISKSIALEAYRTKLRSMTIE from the coding sequence ATGTTAAGAAAACTTTTTCGCAGACTAGAAAGCATTATTGCTTTAGCTCAATCTATATTGACACCAAAGCAATTTATATTTTTATCCAGTGTCTTAGTTGGTATTTCTTGTTCATTGGCTGTAATTGTTTTAAAAACATTTGCCCACAGCGTTTTTTCTTTTGCCACGTATATAAACGGAATCCTGAAATTAAATTTCATTAATGGTATCTTGCCTATAATTGGTATTTTGCTAACCGTATTTGTGGTCAAAAAAGTATTAAACGGTTCTATTCAAAAAGGTACTTCTCAAATTTTATATGCCGTTGCAAAAAAAGCAAGCATAATTCCCAAAAAACAAATGTATGCGCAAATCATAACGAGTTCCTTAACAGTAGGTTTAGGAGGTTCTGCCGGATTAGAAAGCCCAATTGTAATTACCGGAGCCGCTTTTGGGTCCAATTATGCGCAAGGTTATAAATTAGCTTACAAAGACAGGACTTTGCTTATTGGCTGTGGCGTTGCTGCCGGAATTTCGGCTGCTTTTAACGCTCCTATTGCCGGAGTTCTTTTTGCTATCGAAGTTTTATTGGTTGATGTTAGTATTTCAGCCTTTACTCCTATTATGATTTCTGCGGCTACAGGTGCTTTAGTTTCTGCTATTTTATTAGATGAAAGCATTTTATTGTCCTTCAAACAACAGCAAACTTTTAATTATCACAATATTCCATTTTATGTTCTTTTGGGTGTTTTAACTGGTTTTATTGCGGTTTATTACGCACGAAATTTTCAAAAAACAGAGCATTATTTTTCTAATTTAAAAATGGGTCCTTATAAAAAAGCACTTATTGGTTCTTCTTTATTAGCCTTGCTTATTTTTATTTTTCCAACCCTTTTTGGTGAAGGTTATGAAAGCATCAAAACCTTATCAGAAAGTGATCCGGGACAATTATTAGACAATACTCTATTTGCTGATTTTAGAAACAACCAATGGGTTTTACTTCTTTTTGTGGGATGCACGATGATGGTAAAAGTATTTGCTTCAGGATTAACTCTTGGAAGTGGTGGAAACGGAGGAAATTTTGCTCCATCCTTATTTATGGGATCTTATTTGGGGTATTTCTTTGCAAAATTCATTACTTTAATTGGTTTGGCAAAACTGCCAATAAGCAATTTTACAATGGTTGGAATGGCCGGTATTTTGAGCGGATTATTTCATGCGCCACTTACAGCGATTTTCTTAATTGCCGAAATTACCGGAGGTTATGGCTTAATGATTCCGCTTATGATCGTATCTTCTATAAGTTTTGCCATTTCTAAACGATTTGAAAAATATTCGCTTGACGTAAAAAACCTCGCTAAAAAAGGTCATGCATTTACAAGTAATAAAGACTCCAATATACTTTCGACTTTAGATATTGATACTATTATACAATGCGATTATTTAACCGTTCATCCGGAAGAACATCTAACTAAACTGGTCGATCTTATCTCGCACTCCAATCAGGTTGTTTTTGCTGTTGTTACGAAAGAAAATGAACTCGTTGGCGTTGTACATTTTAATGATATTCGCGAAATTATTTTCAATCCGTATCGGGTAAAATATACCTTAATAAAAGATGTCATGAAAACACCGCCTGCCACTATTTCATCTTATGATAGTATGGAAGTGGTTATGAGCAAGTTCGAAAAATCGAAATCAGCATTTATTCCCGTTTTAAAAGATCAAAAATATTTTGGTTTTATTTCTAAATCTATCGCACTCGAAGCTTACAGAACAAAATTGCGTTCCATGACAATTGAATAG
- the glmM gene encoding phosphoglucosamine mutase, translating to MTLIKSISGIRGTIGGKVGDNLTPVDAVKFASAYGTFLKNNTSKEKLTVVIGRDARISGPMIHNLVVNTLIGLGINVIDLGLSTTPTVEVAVPLEKADGGIILTASHNPKQWNALKLLNEKGEFLSGAEGAKILEIADAEAFDFSDVDSLGEITLNDAYMDIHIDEVLNLPLVDVEAVKAAKFKVVVDGVNSSGGIIIPRLLELMGVEVVKLYCEPNGHFPHNPEPLKEHLTDISELVVKEKADLGVVVDPDVDRLAFICEDGEMFGEEYTLVACADYVLSKTLGNTVSNMSSSRALRDVTVGHKGNYEASAVGEVNVVELMKKNNAIIGGEGNGGIIYPELHYGRDSLVGVALFLTHLANKKISVSALRASYPEYYMSKNKIELTPQIDVDAILVAMTEKYKNEDISTIDGVKIDFATEWVHLRKSNTEPIIRIYTEAPSQEKADVLALRIIDEIKAIAGI from the coding sequence ATGACTTTAATAAAATCAATATCAGGTATACGTGGCACTATTGGAGGAAAAGTAGGTGATAACCTGACTCCTGTTGATGCGGTAAAATTTGCATCGGCTTACGGAACCTTTTTGAAAAACAATACTTCAAAAGAAAAATTAACGGTTGTAATTGGCCGTGATGCCCGAATTTCAGGACCAATGATTCACAATCTTGTGGTAAATACTTTAATAGGTTTGGGAATTAATGTAATTGATCTTGGACTTTCAACTACGCCAACTGTTGAAGTTGCCGTGCCTTTGGAAAAAGCGGATGGCGGAATTATTTTGACGGCTTCGCACAATCCAAAACAATGGAATGCTTTGAAATTACTGAATGAAAAAGGGGAATTTTTAAGCGGCGCTGAAGGTGCAAAAATTCTTGAAATTGCTGATGCTGAGGCTTTCGATTTCTCGGATGTGGATAGTTTAGGCGAGATTACGTTGAATGATGCGTATATGGATATTCATATTGACGAGGTTTTAAATTTGCCTTTAGTTGATGTTGAAGCTGTAAAAGCGGCAAAATTTAAGGTTGTTGTTGATGGTGTAAATTCTTCTGGCGGAATTATTATTCCGAGATTACTGGAATTAATGGGGGTTGAAGTGGTGAAATTATATTGTGAACCAAACGGACATTTTCCTCATAATCCGGAACCTTTAAAGGAACATTTAACGGATATTTCAGAATTGGTTGTAAAAGAAAAGGCAGATTTAGGTGTTGTTGTTGATCCTGATGTGGATCGTTTGGCTTTTATCTGCGAAGACGGTGAAATGTTTGGTGAAGAATATACTTTGGTCGCTTGCGCTGATTATGTTTTGAGTAAAACTCTGGGAAATACAGTTTCGAATATGTCATCTTCACGTGCATTGCGCGATGTAACTGTTGGTCATAAAGGAAATTACGAAGCCAGCGCAGTAGGCGAGGTAAATGTTGTGGAATTAATGAAAAAAAATAATGCTATTATTGGCGGTGAAGGTAACGGGGGAATTATTTATCCTGAGCTTCATTACGGTCGTGACAGCTTGGTTGGCGTTGCATTGTTTTTGACGCATTTGGCTAATAAAAAGATCTCAGTTTCGGCATTGCGTGCTTCATATCCTGAATATTATATGAGCAAAAATAAAATTGAATTAACGCCGCAAATTGATGTTGATGCAATTTTAGTTGCGATGACTGAAAAATATAAAAACGAAGATATTTCGACAATTGACGGTGTAAAAATTGATTTTGCTACAGAATGGGTTCATTTAAGAAAATCAAATACAGAACCTATTATTCGTATTTATACCGAAGCTCCGTCTCAGGAAAAAGCAGATGTTTTGGCACTTCGAATTATAGATGAAATAAAAGCAATTGCCGGAATTTAA
- a CDS encoding SIMPL domain-containing protein, giving the protein MKKLVLFLTIMFMTMSYGQETKQIPQINVNGEGKVKVAPDQVCISATVETKGNNAKDVKKQNDEKIDAVLKFIKKMNIPTADFKTKQVALNPQYDYEKKKTSYNATQTVEIVLKDLTKYDELMEGLVQQGINRLDKVSFESSKIVQLQSEARKLAMKDAKAKAEDYVSVLGQKVGKAFVISDNSQIYHPQPMYAAMKSMAMDSNGGAENETLAVGEIEVTANVSVSFVLE; this is encoded by the coding sequence ATGAAAAAACTAGTATTATTTTTAACAATCATGTTTATGACTATGTCTTACGGCCAGGAAACCAAACAAATTCCACAAATCAATGTAAATGGAGAAGGAAAAGTAAAAGTAGCACCTGATCAGGTTTGTATTTCAGCAACAGTTGAAACAAAAGGGAATAATGCTAAAGACGTCAAAAAGCAAAATGACGAAAAAATTGATGCTGTTTTGAAATTCATCAAAAAAATGAATATTCCAACAGCAGATTTTAAAACCAAACAAGTTGCGCTAAATCCGCAATATGATTACGAAAAAAAGAAAACAAGTTACAACGCTACGCAAACAGTAGAAATTGTTTTAAAAGATTTAACTAAATACGATGAATTGATGGAAGGTTTGGTTCAACAGGGAATTAACCGTTTGGACAAAGTTTCTTTTGAATCTTCAAAAATAGTTCAGCTACAATCAGAAGCTCGTAAATTAGCGATGAAAGATGCGAAAGCAAAAGCAGAAGATTACGTTTCTGTTTTAGGACAAAAAGTAGGTAAAGCTTTTGTTATTTCTGATAATTCACAAATTTATCACCCGCAACCAATGTATGCAGCTATGAAATCGATGGCTATGGATAGCAACGGTGGTGCAGAAAATGAAACTTTAGCAGTTGGTGAAATCGAAGTTACAGCAAATGTAAGTGTAAGTTTTGTTCTAGAATAA
- the ggt gene encoding gamma-glutamyltransferase, whose translation MKKITLLLSLIYISCATQETSKPTGLVTSKAMVVSAREEASKIGVEIMKNGGNAFDAMIGTELALAVSFPFAGNIGGGGFMVYRKANGEVGSLDYREKAPLAASKDMFLDKDGNVIKGKSTETALAIGVPGTIAGVFAVHKKFGSLPMSEILKPVIALAERGVIVTEKQEKSMDNYRESIVKVNGSTTLLATHFKEKDTIKYSALANTLKRISKNGRDEFYKGQTAEILVDYLQKKGGILTLEDLAKYEAKWRKPLQFTYKDLKITSMSPPSSGGICLAQILKMIATYDLAKMGHNSPEAIQVIVEAERRAYADRSQFLGDPDFVKIPTKALLSDAYLKDRMSTFNVDKASLSSEIKEGKITYSESTETTHYSIVDKFGNAIAATTTLNDGYGSKYYCDELGFFLNNEMDDFSAKPGSPNMFGLVGNEANSIVPQKRMLSSMTPTIVEKNGKLFMVVGTPGGSTIITSVLQTILNVYEYKLSMQEAVNAPRFHHQWLPDLINFEPETFDIKTIEVLKAKGYLINENPTPVLGKVDAILVLPNQNLEGGADFRGDDTASGF comes from the coding sequence ATGAAGAAAATTACGCTTTTATTGAGCCTTATTTATATTAGCTGCGCCACGCAGGAAACTTCAAAACCAACCGGATTAGTCACTTCAAAAGCAATGGTGGTTTCTGCTCGCGAAGAAGCTTCTAAAATTGGTGTTGAAATCATGAAAAATGGCGGAAACGCTTTTGATGCCATGATTGGAACCGAATTGGCTTTGGCGGTTTCATTTCCTTTTGCAGGAAACATTGGCGGCGGCGGATTTATGGTTTACAGAAAAGCAAACGGCGAAGTTGGATCTTTAGATTATCGCGAAAAAGCGCCTTTGGCAGCATCAAAAGACATGTTTCTGGATAAAGACGGAAACGTTATAAAAGGAAAAAGTACTGAAACTGCTTTGGCAATTGGCGTTCCGGGAACTATTGCAGGTGTTTTTGCCGTGCATAAAAAGTTTGGTTCTCTGCCAATGTCTGAAATTTTAAAACCTGTAATTGCTCTTGCCGAAAGAGGCGTTATTGTTACTGAAAAACAAGAAAAAAGCATGGATAATTATCGGGAATCGATTGTAAAAGTAAACGGTTCTACGACTCTTTTGGCAACTCATTTTAAAGAAAAAGATACTATTAAATATTCGGCTCTGGCCAATACTTTAAAACGAATTTCAAAAAACGGACGAGATGAATTTTATAAAGGTCAAACTGCTGAAATTCTGGTTGATTATCTACAGAAAAAAGGCGGCATTCTTACGCTTGAAGATTTAGCCAAATACGAAGCAAAATGGAGAAAACCACTTCAGTTTACTTATAAGGATTTAAAAATTACCTCAATGTCGCCGCCAAGCAGCGGGGGAATTTGTCTGGCACAAATCCTGAAAATGATTGCTACTTATGATTTGGCAAAAATGGGTCATAATTCTCCGGAAGCAATTCAGGTAATTGTTGAAGCAGAAAGAAGGGCTTACGCCGACAGAAGTCAATTTTTGGGAGATCCTGATTTTGTAAAAATTCCGACAAAAGCATTACTTTCCGATGCTTATTTAAAAGACAGAATGTCGACTTTTAATGTTGACAAAGCCAGTTTATCATCTGAAATAAAAGAAGGAAAAATAACGTACAGCGAAAGTACCGAAACGACGCATTATTCAATTGTCGACAAATTTGGAAATGCCATTGCAGCAACTACAACCTTAAACGACGGTTACGGTTCTAAATATTATTGTGATGAATTGGGTTTCTTCCTTAATAATGAAATGGATGATTTTAGTGCAAAGCCGGGATCTCCAAATATGTTTGGTTTGGTTGGAAATGAAGCCAATAGTATTGTTCCTCAAAAACGAATGCTGAGTTCGATGACACCAACAATTGTAGAAAAAAACGGTAAACTTTTTATGGTTGTCGGAACTCCCGGAGGTTCTACTATTATAACATCTGTTTTGCAGACGATTTTAAATGTTTACGAATATAAACTGAGTATGCAGGAAGCTGTAAATGCGCCGCGTTTTCATCATCAATGGTTACCCGATCTTATTAATTTTGAGCCAGAAACCTTTGATATAAAGACTATTGAAGTTTTAAAAGCAAAAGGGTATCTGATAAACGAAAATCCAACTCCGGTATTGGGCAAAGTCGATGCAATTTTGGTTTTACCAAATCAAAACCTTGAAGGAGGCGCTGATTTTCGTGGAGACGATACTGCTTCCGGTTTTTAG
- a CDS encoding acyl carrier protein phosphodiesterase, translating into MNFLAHIYLSGDNDLIKIGNFMADGIRGKQFEHFPDDVQRGIILHRFIDTYTDSHDVFRQSTKRLHEKYHHYSGVIVDIVYDHFLAKNWSNYSDEKLETFIDRFYSSLHDNYDILTEKTQGLMPYMIERNWLLSYRTVEGIHQILTQMDRRSKNMSKMQFASEELKEFYDEFEQEFTLFFEDIRLNAHQKLQSL; encoded by the coding sequence ATGAACTTCCTAGCCCACATATATCTTTCAGGCGATAACGATTTAATAAAAATTGGCAATTTTATGGCCGATGGCATCCGTGGAAAACAGTTTGAACATTTTCCTGACGATGTTCAAAGAGGAATTATTTTGCATCGTTTTATTGATACTTACACCGATTCGCATGATGTTTTCAGGCAAAGTACCAAACGGTTACACGAAAAATACCATCATTATTCAGGAGTGATTGTAGACATTGTTTACGATCATTTTTTAGCTAAAAACTGGTCTAATTATTCAGATGAAAAACTCGAAACCTTTATCGATAGATTTTACAGTTCATTGCACGATAATTATGATATTCTAACAGAAAAAACACAGGGTTTAATGCCTTATATGATTGAGCGAAACTGGCTTTTAAGTTATCGGACTGTCGAAGGAATTCATCAGATTTTAACTCAAATGGACCGACGATCTAAGAATATGTCGAAAATGCAGTTTGCCAGTGAAGAATTAAAAGAATTTTACGATGAATTTGAACAGGAATTCACTTTATTCTTTGAAGATATCAGGCTCAATGCACATCAAAAATTACAATCTTTATGA
- a CDS encoding rhomboid family intramembrane serine protease, protein MNTILIGIIVANVLISYKGFNDLAFFRKHEFHVGSIRSGEQIRMLSSGFLHADMMHLLFNMLTLWFFAPVVLGWLGNFSFVLVYFGSLIFGSLLTMVFHKNDYSYRAVGASGAVTGVLYSAILLQPDMMLGVFFVIPVPAYLFGILYLLYSIYGMRAKNDNIGHTAHFGGAIGGYLITLIKEPSLIADHTLMVILLAIPILILFVLAKLGKI, encoded by the coding sequence ATGAATACCATTTTAATTGGGATTATAGTCGCCAATGTATTGATTAGCTACAAAGGTTTTAATGATCTTGCTTTTTTTAGAAAACACGAATTTCATGTAGGAAGTATTCGTTCCGGGGAACAAATCAGAATGCTTTCATCCGGTTTTTTACATGCAGATATGATGCATTTACTTTTTAATATGCTTACGCTTTGGTTTTTTGCTCCGGTTGTTTTAGGCTGGTTGGGTAACTTTTCGTTTGTGCTGGTTTATTTTGGAAGTTTAATTTTTGGAAGTCTGCTAACAATGGTTTTTCATAAAAACGATTACAGTTACAGAGCCGTTGGTGCTTCGGGCGCAGTAACAGGTGTTTTATATTCGGCAATACTTTTACAGCCGGATATGATGTTAGGGGTATTCTTCGTGATTCCCGTTCCTGCTTATCTTTTCGGAATTTTATATTTATTATATTCAATTTACGGAATGCGCGCCAAAAATGATAACATTGGTCATACAGCGCACTTTGGAGGTGCTATAGGCGGTTATTTGATAACTTTAATTAAAGAACCTTCCTTAATTGCAGATCATACTTTAATGGTAATCCTGTTGGCGATTCCTATTTTAATACTTTTTGTATTAGCAAAATTGGGAAAAATATAA